A single region of the Vagococcus teuberi genome encodes:
- a CDS encoding LacI family DNA-binding transcriptional regulator has protein sequence MAIKLTDVAEKAGVSPTTVSRVINNYGSLSQKTIDKVNQAMKELNYQPNSLARSLQGKSTQLIGLIFPTVSNPFYGELIDKVESKLFERGYKCIICDSANNKEKERNYINMLSANKVDGIIAGAHNLGIAEYENIELPIVSFDRHLADGIPIVGSDNFQGGYLATETLFLKGARNIAILTGSQRSNSPTNRRLNGYLSFMEEHQLTPKVFKFDQSYQSAALKNIEIKRILENEDIDGLFCTDDLTAILVYNQCQQLGISIPEDMKLIGYDGTKFIRTYFPQLTTLAQPLTDYADILIDLLMQRIDDVEKKLEDHYFLPVTFVQGQTV, from the coding sequence ATGGCAATCAAATTAACTGATGTGGCAGAAAAAGCTGGTGTTTCACCAACCACTGTATCACGTGTAATCAATAATTATGGTTCACTGAGCCAAAAAACAATTGATAAAGTCAATCAAGCGATGAAAGAGTTAAACTATCAACCAAACAGCTTAGCTAGATCACTCCAAGGAAAAAGCACTCAACTAATTGGGTTAATTTTTCCAACGGTATCCAATCCGTTTTACGGTGAATTGATTGATAAAGTCGAGTCAAAATTATTTGAACGAGGATATAAATGCATCATTTGTGATAGTGCCAACAATAAAGAAAAAGAACGAAACTATATCAATATGTTATCGGCAAATAAAGTTGATGGTATTATTGCCGGAGCACATAATTTAGGAATTGCTGAATATGAAAATATCGAGTTACCTATCGTGTCTTTTGACCGACATTTGGCTGACGGGATTCCAATTGTTGGGAGTGATAATTTTCAAGGTGGCTATCTTGCAACAGAGACTCTATTTCTAAAAGGGGCAAGAAATATTGCTATTTTAACGGGATCTCAACGCTCAAACTCACCAACTAATAGACGACTGAATGGGTATCTTTCGTTCATGGAAGAACATCAATTAACACCTAAAGTATTTAAGTTTGACCAAAGCTATCAGTCAGCTGCCTTAAAAAACATCGAAATCAAACGAATTTTAGAAAACGAAGACATTGATGGGTTGTTTTGCACGGATGATTTAACAGCGATCTTAGTTTACAACCAGTGTCAACAACTAGGTATTTCGATTCCTGAAGATATGAAATTGATTGGCTATGATGGAACAAAGTTTATCAGAACTTACTTCCCTCAACTAACCACTCTCGCGCAACCACTGACTGATTATGCCGATATCTTAATTGACTTGTTAATGCAACGAATTGATGACGTGGAGAAAAAATTAGAAGACCATTATTTTTTACCAGTTACTTTTGTACAAGGACAAACAGTTTAA